A stretch of the Cyanobacteriota bacterium genome encodes the following:
- a CDS encoding ATP-binding protein — MILRQEYLEKIKAFIDGPMIKVITGIRRSGKSYLLKQIIDEIKSTKKIPESQICFTNKELLEFDSIQNYQDLNAYVQDFFAENQSCKKYLFIDEIQDIEQWEKAIRSFFAEGDFDIYITGSNANLLSSELATYLSGRYIEFTVYPLSFKEFLEFRGEYQSLEEEFKLYLRYGGFPALHLLPMNDEAIFPSLRAIYNTVVLKDIVSRNKIRDVTLLEKIIVFIMDNQGSIFSANSIAKYLKSQKIKVGVDTIQNYLKYIEASFLLHKVLRYDIKGKRHFEMKEKYFLADHGIRNAILGFRETDISGSLENIVYLELLRRGYKVDVGELDEGEVDFVATRAEERIYVQVCYQLNSQETIDREYKPLLKIRDHYRKLIISSDQFFTAKDSHGVDRVNIINFLLDRNIVSCATQIPESA, encoded by the coding sequence ATGATTTTACGACAAGAATACCTTGAAAAAATCAAAGCCTTCATTGATGGTCCAATGATCAAAGTCATCACTGGAATTCGACGTTCTGGCAAAAGCTATTTATTAAAACAAATTATTGATGAAATTAAAAGCACAAAAAAAATACCTGAATCACAAATCTGTTTCACCAATAAAGAGTTATTAGAATTCGACTCTATTCAAAATTACCAAGATCTAAATGCTTATGTCCAAGATTTTTTTGCCGAAAATCAAAGCTGTAAAAAATATTTATTCATAGATGAAATTCAGGATATCGAACAATGGGAGAAGGCTATCAGGTCATTTTTTGCAGAAGGTGATTTTGATATTTATATCACTGGATCTAATGCTAATTTACTTTCTTCTGAACTAGCAACTTACCTCTCTGGTCGCTATATAGAATTTACTGTTTATCCGTTAAGCTTCAAAGAATTTCTGGAGTTTAGGGGAGAGTATCAGTCATTAGAAGAAGAGTTTAAACTCTATTTGCGTTATGGTGGTTTTCCTGCTTTACATCTATTACCAATGAATGATGAGGCTATATTCCCGTCACTGAGGGCAATTTATAATACTGTAGTACTGAAAGATATTGTCTCAAGAAACAAAATTAGAGATGTTACTCTGCTTGAAAAAATCATTGTCTTCATCATGGATAATCAAGGAAGTATTTTCTCTGCCAATTCTATTGCTAAATATCTCAAGTCTCAAAAAATCAAAGTTGGCGTAGACACGATCCAAAACTATTTGAAATATATTGAAGCCTCTTTCTTGTTACATAAAGTACTGCGCTATGACATTAAAGGTAAGCGACACTTTGAAATGAAAGAAAAATACTTTCTTGCTGACCATGGTATTCGTAATGCAATTTTGGGTTTCCGTGAAACTGATATTTCAGGTAGTCTGGAAAATATCGTGTATCTAGAACTTTTGCGTAGAGGCTACAAAGTAGACGTCGGTGAACTAGATGAAGGCGAAGTAGATTTTGTCGCAACGCGAGCAGAAGAAAGAATCTATGTCCAAGTCTGTTATCAACTGAATTCTCAAGAAACCATAGATCGAGAGTATAAGCCTCTACTCAAAATTAGAGATCACTATCGCAAACTCATTATAAGTAGCGATCAATTCTTTACAGCAAAAGATAGTCATGGTGTAGATAGAGTGAATATAATCAACTTTTTGCTCGATAGAAACATCGTCAGCTGTGCAACGCAGATTCCTGAATCTGCTTAG
- a CDS encoding agmatinase family protein, translated as MNKFGDFEVVADHKFEIIPCPYEQTTTYGQGTSLGPAAILAASQELEFYDDEFRLDPSELGIKTLDAIEIGLQDSDTEKPFAALEQACADSYNRNKFPIVLGGEHSLSLGAVKAAYQAAEGKLTLLHFDAHADLRKEYNGNPYNHACAIYSIYKACPKIKIVSVGIRNISKGECDWLRELEKQVEDNLIDEMPITIFYARDEFQKTFAFRSVVKEFKTDIAAQETNKRLSPGSKHKHWNSKDVISTIKNYGNHNFYITFDVDGLDSTLMPSTGTPEPGGLDWYTPTNIIREACKDSNLIGADIVELAPIKGFHAADFLVAKLVYKIIASKLALVL; from the coding sequence ATGAACAAGTTCGGAGATTTTGAAGTAGTAGCGGATCATAAGTTTGAGATTATTCCTTGCCCTTATGAACAGACCACCACCTATGGTCAAGGCACCAGTCTTGGACCGGCAGCTATCTTAGCAGCCAGCCAAGAACTAGAGTTCTATGATGATGAGTTTCGCCTAGACCCCTCAGAGCTTGGCATCAAAACACTTGACGCTATTGAAATCGGCTTGCAAGACTCAGACACAGAAAAGCCATTTGCAGCTCTTGAACAAGCATGCGCTGATTCCTACAACAGAAACAAATTCCCGATAGTGCTAGGGGGCGAACATTCTCTTAGTCTGGGTGCTGTCAAGGCAGCCTACCAAGCGGCAGAAGGCAAACTCACGCTCTTACATTTTGATGCCCATGCTGATTTGCGTAAAGAATACAACGGCAACCCATACAATCATGCCTGTGCAATTTATTCGATCTACAAAGCCTGTCCCAAAATCAAAATAGTTTCTGTCGGCATTCGCAATATCTCAAAAGGAGAGTGTGATTGGCTTAGAGAGCTTGAAAAACAGGTGGAAGACAATTTGATAGATGAAATGCCTATCACTATTTTTTATGCAAGAGACGAGTTTCAAAAAACCTTTGCGTTCCGGTCGGTGGTCAAAGAATTTAAAACAGATATTGCTGCGCAAGAAACTAACAAACGACTCTCACCTGGATCAAAACACAAACACTGGAACTCTAAAGACGTCATAAGCACGATCAAAAACTACGGTAATCACAACTTCTATATCACTTTTGATGTCGATGGGCTTGATTCAACCTTGATGCCAAGTACCGGCACTCCAGAACCTGGTGGCTTAGATTGGTATACTCCTACTAATATAATTCGCGAGGCTTGCAAGGATTCTAATTTAATTGGTGCTGATATTGTAGAGTTGGCTCCCATTAAGGGTTTTCATGCGGCTGACTTTTTGGTAGCTAAATTGGTTTATAAAATAATAGCCTCGAAGTTAGCCCTAGTCCTATAG
- the prfA gene encoding peptide chain release factor 1: MIHPSLYAKLQETEDRYKELQKKLADPEIFQNQPEYQKLTRTLKKLAKTVDQFIDYKRLIIQIEEAKTIIKEEKDPELKEMAQMEITEAELAIPKLSEELKILLLPKDVNDEKDIIIEIRSGAGGDEASIFVGDLYRMYCRACDNLGFKYSLIDANVAEHGGYKEIVFEIHGEEVYSRFKYESGVHRVQRVPATESQGRVHTSTATVAIMPEADDVEIEIRPEDLLLTTCRAGGAGGQNVNKVETAVRLEHKPTGIVVQCREERSQLQNREKAYKMIKAKLYEAEIQRKAEAERSTRKIQVGTGGREEKIRTYNYKDDRVSEHRINQNFPLRKILEGELDGVFNALIAHDQQMKLQELAESIS, translated from the coding sequence ATGATTCACCCCTCACTATATGCCAAATTACAAGAGACCGAAGATCGGTACAAAGAGCTGCAAAAAAAACTTGCAGATCCTGAGATTTTTCAAAATCAGCCAGAATATCAAAAATTGACACGTACTCTTAAAAAACTCGCAAAAACAGTTGATCAATTCATTGATTACAAAAGACTGATCATACAAATTGAAGAAGCTAAGACGATTATCAAAGAGGAAAAAGATCCAGAACTCAAAGAAATGGCACAAATGGAAATTACTGAAGCAGAGCTTGCCATTCCCAAGCTCTCTGAAGAGCTCAAAATACTTTTATTGCCAAAGGACGTTAATGATGAAAAAGATATTATTATTGAAATTAGATCAGGTGCTGGTGGAGATGAAGCATCTATCTTTGTGGGTGATCTTTATCGTATGTATTGTAGAGCCTGTGATAATCTAGGTTTTAAGTACAGCTTAATAGATGCCAATGTTGCTGAACATGGCGGTTATAAAGAGATAGTTTTTGAAATTCACGGTGAAGAAGTCTACAGTAGATTCAAGTATGAGTCTGGTGTACATCGTGTTCAAAGGGTTCCAGCTACTGAGTCACAAGGACGAGTACACACGAGTACTGCAACTGTTGCAATTATGCCAGAGGCAGATGATGTTGAAATTGAAATTAGACCTGAAGATCTTCTTCTCACTACTTGCCGGGCTGGCGGGGCTGGTGGACAAAACGTAAACAAAGTTGAGACAGCTGTGAGGCTTGAACATAAACCGACAGGTATAGTTGTTCAATGTCGTGAAGAAAGATCACAATTACAAAACCGTGAGAAAGCTTACAAGATGATCAAAGCTAAATTATATGAAGCAGAAATTCAACGCAAGGCTGAAGCAGAGCGCAGTACCCGCAAAATCCAAGTTGGCACAGGCGGGCGAGAAGAGAAAATAAGAACTTATAACTATAAGGACGATAGAGTCAGTGAGCATCGTATCAACCAGAATTTCCCTCTGCGCAAGATTTTAGAAGGTGAGCTTGATGGTGTGTTTAATGCTTTGATTGCTCATGATCAGCAGATGAAGTTGCAGGAGCTAGCTGAATCCATCAGCTAG
- a CDS encoding NUDIX domain-containing protein: MIIMQTLAHTKFVNLVKDCKSNWVWAQRRSEDIAGGVQVAAIVDTNDLHRTASVPQTVLDLDKVSQEPIKLSGKSILFLLTKRKSLEVDHGAQFSIELAAGAMEQGESKEHAAGREALEELGREIKKVNLVGWNHASSAGITSEIQHFTIAELGGLLPNADEVIDKRERNEVFEKILAVPVEQAMQWLDKQQALENPKIYVSALTRAGLSFVLEKLKQEQQQSLVGQLAELKDDLREEYDSQTIMGKISGMIQGISSWFKPEGELQVQVVR; the protein is encoded by the coding sequence ATGATAATAATGCAAACTCTCGCTCATACTAAGTTTGTAAACTTGGTCAAGGACTGTAAGTCCAATTGGGTCTGGGCGCAAAGGCGCAGTGAAGATATAGCTGGTGGAGTTCAAGTTGCCGCAATCGTAGACACCAATGATTTGCACCGAACCGCTTCAGTTCCGCAAACAGTCCTGGACTTAGACAAAGTATCACAAGAACCAATCAAGCTCAGTGGCAAATCAATTCTATTTCTTCTAACCAAACGCAAATCACTAGAAGTTGATCATGGTGCACAATTTAGTATCGAACTAGCTGCTGGTGCCATGGAGCAAGGCGAAAGCAAAGAACATGCAGCTGGCAGAGAAGCGCTTGAAGAACTTGGTAGAGAAATCAAAAAAGTAAATCTAGTTGGCTGGAACCACGCTAGTAGTGCTGGTATCACATCAGAGATTCAACATTTTACTATTGCTGAGCTTGGTGGTCTCTTGCCCAATGCCGATGAAGTAATTGATAAACGCGAAAGAAACGAAGTCTTTGAAAAGATTCTTGCTGTGCCAGTGGAGCAAGCGATGCAATGGCTCGACAAACAACAAGCCTTAGAAAACCCTAAGATCTATGTCTCCGCTCTCACTAGAGCTGGTTTGAGTTTTGTGCTTGAAAAACTCAAACAAGAACAGCAGCAGAGTCTCGTTGGTCAGTTAGCTGAACTCAAAGATGATCTGCGTGAAGAATATGATAGCCAAACTATTATGGGCAAAATATCTGGAATGATACAAGGAATTAGTTCTTGGTTTAAGCCAGAAGGGGAGCTACAGGTTCAGGTAGTGCGATAG
- a CDS encoding DNA-directed RNA polymerase subunit omega, translated as MTKKHDEHHLTHALLSDLTDQEPNIYELTKDLARIAKQIKEDTKEDPDPPKPILEAINKIYDSSDH; from the coding sequence ATGACCAAAAAGCACGACGAACATCACCTAACTCATGCACTCTTGAGTGACTTAACAGACCAAGAGCCAAATATTTATGAGTTAACTAAAGACTTAGCTAGAATTGCTAAACAAATTAAAGAGGATACCAAGGAAGATCCAGATCCTCCAAAACCGATACTTGAAGCAATTAACAAGATTTATGATTCTTCGGATCACTAG
- a CDS encoding BatD family protein has translation MTKIRSSLIALALLCFGTASFAVTSKIEALVDTKTIKLNELVTLTVAIYNLDPEFVHFAQDTDDYTVTATSSSKSFRLINGQSDKSITYKYVIKPKHPGIISIPSVKVKAGPLTYDTDPVAITVNTASPANSVPVKTATNLPKNSAGTSKAATAQAREQDIFARFELNNSKPYTNEQINLKLKIYHNGNLRTLNLQPLQLDNFIVERDNKAKEYQEVFNRNEYYVYEIDFILYPVKAGTAIIPATAIDTVILEDRNMRQVDPFRFMNPFLVEKKRQLLTQAITVAVQSFPPGAPKDFTGYVGELAVVHNLKETTVKSGDAISLETQINGDGNSAALSPEMVYNSKQYSIFGDKENLVAEIANNRKYFEATRTTAIIANKDKGKLSIKTKPIISFNPKTQKYETHGNNNFEVDVITNPNAIKATDTVIENKDLIKPKAIKESKTLFTVPVSEILSYKEQPIKNRELVLLIILINLIAFCFNAYKHLKGLTDPIKNLVSNGQSISSYIKKTKNADKVSEISIILKELAAKIKANNQADLSTKLNDFFEESDKANYSVHSHNGSGEQLEYFKTKAIDLIKELANAR, from the coding sequence ATGACTAAAATCAGATCATCTTTGATTGCACTTGCTTTGTTGTGTTTTGGCACAGCTAGCTTTGCTGTGACTTCTAAAATCGAAGCACTAGTCGACACCAAAACCATCAAACTCAATGAGCTAGTCACCTTGACCGTTGCTATTTACAATCTTGATCCCGAGTTTGTTCATTTTGCACAGGATACTGACGACTACACTGTAACAGCAACTTCAAGCTCCAAAAGTTTTCGCTTAATTAACGGTCAGTCTGATAAATCAATTACATATAAGTATGTGATTAAACCAAAACATCCAGGAATAATCAGCATTCCTTCAGTCAAAGTCAAAGCAGGTCCGCTAACCTATGACACTGATCCTGTGGCGATCACCGTCAACACAGCAAGTCCTGCTAACTCAGTGCCAGTCAAAACAGCAACGAACTTGCCAAAAAATTCAGCAGGCACAAGCAAAGCTGCAACAGCCCAAGCAAGAGAGCAAGATATCTTTGCCAGGTTTGAATTAAACAATAGCAAACCTTATACTAATGAACAAATCAATCTCAAACTGAAGATCTATCACAATGGCAATTTAAGAACTCTGAATTTACAGCCGCTACAACTCGATAATTTCATAGTTGAACGAGACAATAAAGCAAAGGAATACCAAGAGGTATTTAATAGAAATGAGTACTATGTCTACGAGATAGATTTCATCCTCTATCCCGTAAAAGCCGGCACTGCAATCATTCCAGCAACTGCCATTGACACTGTAATACTTGAGGATCGCAATATGAGACAAGTTGATCCATTTAGATTCATGAATCCATTTTTGGTTGAGAAAAAACGCCAGCTCTTAACTCAAGCTATCACAGTAGCAGTGCAAAGCTTCCCGCCAGGTGCACCCAAAGACTTTACTGGCTATGTTGGTGAACTTGCTGTAGTTCATAACCTCAAAGAAACTACAGTGAAATCTGGTGATGCAATTAGTCTAGAAACTCAAATCAATGGAGATGGTAATTCAGCGGCACTTAGCCCAGAGATGGTTTATAACTCTAAACAATATAGTATTTTTGGCGATAAAGAAAACTTGGTTGCGGAAATAGCAAACAACCGCAAATACTTTGAAGCAACAAGAACAACGGCAATTATTGCAAACAAAGATAAAGGCAAACTATCAATCAAAACCAAACCTATCATTAGCTTTAACCCCAAGACTCAGAAATACGAGACTCATGGCAACAACAATTTTGAAGTGGATGTAATAACTAATCCCAACGCTATCAAAGCTACTGATACTGTGATCGAGAACAAAGATCTTATTAAACCAAAAGCAATCAAAGAAAGCAAAACTCTCTTTACTGTTCCAGTGTCAGAGATCCTCAGCTACAAAGAACAACCAATCAAAAACAGAGAGCTTGTCTTATTAATCATCTTAATTAACCTCATTGCTTTTTGCTTCAATGCATACAAACATCTCAAAGGCTTAACTGATCCAATCAAAAATCTTGTGAGCAACGGACAAAGTATCAGTAGTTATATCAAGAAAACCAAAAATGCAGATAAGGTCTCAGAAATTTCTATCATACTCAAAGAACTTGCAGCAAAAATCAAAGCTAACAATCAAGCTGATCTTAGCACCAAGCTCAATGACTTCTTTGAAGAAAGTGACAAAGCTAATTACTCAGTACACAGCCACAATGGCTCTGGTGAACAACTGGAGTATTTTAAAACCAAAGCAATTGACTTAATAAAGGAGCTTGCAAATGCTAGATGA
- a CDS encoding glycoside hydrolase family 1 protein produces the protein MSSQTRTNSLKFPNKFYWGTATAAFQIEGHPEEALGKLSDWSEWIEREDKVKKPTNDGRAVNHYEQMIEDVDLIRGMNNNAYRFSFNWARLHRGPGEFDENAAKFYDTLLDQLLQDKAGLAHKARIEAFATIVHFAIPTWLAKAGGWENSNTANEFQKFTEFLVKRYGDRIKNWVTHNEPNIFLGFGYESGIWPPGYSNDWNRYFKAYQGLLLGHQLAYKTIKEHNPQAQVGFAQNLYAYESKDESLHEKKWQSANAMPNALRKQLHNYAFIESCIEMDTLDFLGVNYYTRFSYKLNPKAKDNADPNVDSSFWGELDPYPESEANSLGWEIYPEGLYKVLTDKKLTRMLEGRPIYITENGYSKVEADQLDIEDNYRIKFIRDHLIAVHRAINEGANVQGYFHWSLLDNFEWALGMKPRFGLVHVDHNSFVRTKKKSYDYYGAIALNNGIALTEKPMVDPYMASDPSPTNIGSPFSLNPANAPLELQTESSTPGSIIEFFRNP, from the coding sequence GTGAGTAGCCAAACCAGAACAAATAGCTTGAAATTCCCCAACAAATTCTATTGGGGTACGGCTACAGCTGCATTTCAGATTGAGGGTCACCCAGAGGAAGCTCTTGGCAAATTATCTGATTGGTCTGAATGGATAGAACGAGAAGACAAAGTCAAAAAGCCGACTAATGACGGTAGAGCGGTGAATCACTACGAGCAAATGATAGAAGATGTTGATTTGATTCGAGGCATGAACAATAATGCTTATCGTTTTTCTTTTAACTGGGCAAGATTGCATCGTGGACCTGGTGAGTTTGATGAAAACGCCGCTAAGTTCTACGACACTCTTTTGGATCAGTTATTGCAAGACAAGGCTGGACTTGCTCATAAAGCTCGGATCGAAGCTTTTGCAACAATTGTGCATTTTGCAATTCCAACTTGGCTGGCCAAAGCAGGTGGTTGGGAGAATTCCAACACTGCCAATGAGTTTCAAAAGTTCACTGAGTTTTTGGTGAAGCGCTATGGTGACAGAATCAAAAACTGGGTCACCCATAATGAGCCAAATATATTTCTTGGCTTTGGTTATGAGTCTGGCATCTGGCCGCCTGGTTACAGCAATGACTGGAATAGATACTTCAAAGCCTATCAGGGTCTGCTTCTTGGGCATCAACTCGCTTACAAAACCATCAAAGAACATAACCCCCAGGCGCAAGTTGGCTTTGCACAAAACCTATATGCCTATGAAAGCAAGGACGAAAGTCTTCACGAAAAAAAATGGCAATCAGCTAATGCAATGCCAAATGCGCTGCGCAAACAATTGCACAACTATGCTTTTATAGAGTCTTGTATCGAAATGGACACACTTGATTTCCTTGGAGTAAATTACTATACTCGCTTCAGTTACAAACTCAACCCGAAAGCCAAGGACAATGCTGATCCCAATGTAGATTCAAGTTTCTGGGGAGAACTAGATCCTTATCCAGAGTCAGAAGCTAATAGTCTTGGCTGGGAGATTTATCCAGAAGGCTTGTACAAAGTGCTCACTGACAAGAAACTAACAAGAATGCTTGAAGGCAGACCAATTTATATTACCGAAAATGGTTATAGCAAGGTTGAAGCAGATCAACTTGATATTGAAGATAATTATAGAATCAAATTTATTCGTGATCACTTGATAGCTGTTCACCGCGCAATTAATGAGGGTGCCAATGTCCAAGGTTATTTCCATTGGAGCTTGTTAGACAATTTTGAATGGGCACTGGGTATGAAACCAAGGTTTGGATTAGTGCATGTAGATCACAATAGTTTTGTGAGAACGAAGAAGAAGAGTTATGATTATTATGGTGCGATAGCTTTAAATAACGGCATTGCTTTAACTGAAAAGCCAATGGTCGATCCCTACATGGCTTCAGATCCTTCACCGACGAACATAGGTTCTCCATTCTCCCTGAACCCTGCAAACGCTCCTTTGGAGCTGCAAACGGAGTCTTCGACTCCTGGTTCTATAATAGAGTTCTTTCGAAACCCATAA
- a CDS encoding adenylyltransferase/cytidyltransferase family protein, with the protein MTNSEIIKIIEAAKAQGKIVVATNGCFDILHLGHLKYLERSKALGDILVVGLNSDTSVKQLKGESRPINPEADRAALLLGLKPVDHVLIFDELDASEFLRLVKPNIYTKGADYQAESLPEFPASQEIGAKIELIELVDGKSTSSVIDKLND; encoded by the coding sequence ATGACTAATTCAGAAATAATCAAAATTATCGAAGCTGCCAAAGCTCAAGGCAAAATAGTAGTAGCGACCAATGGTTGTTTTGATATTTTACATCTCGGACACCTTAAATATCTGGAAAGATCCAAGGCTCTTGGAGATATCTTAGTAGTTGGTTTGAATTCAGATACTAGTGTCAAACAACTCAAAGGCGAATCAAGACCAATCAACCCTGAAGCTGATAGAGCGGCTCTCTTACTCGGTTTGAAACCGGTGGATCATGTGCTGATTTTTGATGAGCTTGATGCTAGTGAATTCTTGCGCTTGGTCAAACCCAATATTTATACCAAAGGAGCCGATTATCAAGCAGAAAGCTTGCCTGAATTTCCTGCAAGTCAAGAAATTGGCGCTAAAATAGAATTAATTGAACTTGTGGATGGCAAATCAACTAGTTCAGTTATCGACAAACTTAATGACTAA
- the dnaB gene encoding replicative DNA helicase gives MSTSFANKKNHNELLPSSIEAEQAVLGAILVDGEALHKVVEHIDSANFFYKRAHQLIYEAFLRLNEKSENIDILTASQYLKDQNQLEEIGGRSYLSALTDHAPIAANAPHYAKIIKAKSLLRNMILAGNQIVELGHQSEEDLDTLVDKAEQLIFNLSQSKSKDQLIHIGDLVHKSWKILEEREANKNQLSGLDTGYHDFNVLTSGLQKSDLLILAARPAMGKCLHKDSEIILEDGSLKTIEDIYKSQNAKILTLDTNWNFKFTKPSAFIDDGIKPIFEVKTKTGRSIKTTLSHPYLTIEGWKKLAELQVGDKVAVPRIINVFGQERLRDCEAKLLGLTIGNNSLEGLEFTVEQEITTQDIQLVANTLNTSCQMIQKNPSKPPISIEKIPEDVFQLPKEQLALFINRLFSANNWTGSLNINQTQISLISQSQTVVKQIQHLLLRFGIISSIHQATTWQLDITEHSSIKTFIEEIGIFTQEEALNTINQQLKLNEPNKNTQGDIYWDQIVSIEHHGSEQVYDLTIAETHNFVANDICVHNTSLALNIAENVAINTKKPVALFSLEMSKEQLVQRLLCSRAEVDSSRVRSGQLHADDWARLGTAMSELGEAPLYLDDSGGVSVMELRGKCRRLQAMTNGELGLVVIDYLQLLEGRSNDTRINQISEISRGLKMMARELNVPVMALSQLSRAVESRQDKRPMLSDLRDSGSIEQDADIVVFIYRDDYYNPESEKAGIADVIIAKHRSGPVGVVELLFQSNITKFKNPAPGY, from the coding sequence ATGAGCACCAGCTTTGCAAACAAAAAGAACCATAACGAACTACTGCCGAGCAGTATCGAAGCTGAACAAGCAGTATTGGGAGCCATCCTAGTAGATGGTGAAGCCCTACACAAAGTCGTTGAACATATTGACAGTGCCAACTTCTTTTATAAGCGAGCACATCAACTTATATATGAAGCGTTTTTGAGATTAAATGAAAAAAGCGAAAATATCGATATTCTTACTGCTTCGCAATATCTCAAGGATCAAAATCAACTTGAAGAGATTGGTGGTCGCAGTTATTTATCTGCGCTTACTGACCACGCACCAATTGCAGCCAACGCTCCTCATTACGCCAAAATAATCAAAGCCAAATCTCTACTACGCAATATGATTCTTGCTGGTAATCAAATTGTTGAACTAGGGCATCAAAGCGAAGAAGACCTTGATACACTTGTCGACAAAGCAGAACAACTTATTTTCAATCTTTCGCAATCCAAATCCAAAGATCAATTGATTCATATTGGAGACCTAGTTCACAAGAGTTGGAAAATTCTTGAAGAAAGAGAAGCAAATAAAAACCAGCTATCAGGCTTGGACACTGGTTATCACGACTTTAATGTCCTAACATCTGGTTTACAAAAAAGTGATTTATTGATTCTTGCTGCAAGGCCGGCTATGGGGAAATGCCTGCATAAAGACTCTGAGATTATTCTTGAAGATGGTAGCTTAAAAACAATTGAAGATATTTATAAATCTCAGAATGCCAAGATTTTAACACTCGATACTAATTGGAATTTCAAGTTTACAAAACCATCTGCTTTCATAGATGATGGTATCAAGCCTATCTTTGAAGTCAAAACCAAAACAGGTCGCTCCATCAAAACAACTCTCAGTCATCCTTATCTAACAATCGAAGGTTGGAAAAAACTTGCTGAGCTTCAAGTTGGTGATAAAGTGGCTGTACCAAGAATCATTAATGTCTTTGGTCAGGAGAGGCTTAGGGATTGTGAAGCTAAATTATTGGGATTAACAATTGGCAACAACTCATTAGAGGGGCTTGAATTTACAGTAGAACAAGAGATTACAACACAAGACATTCAACTAGTCGCAAATACTCTCAACACCTCTTGTCAAATGATTCAGAAGAATCCAAGCAAACCTCCAATTTCTATAGAAAAGATCCCTGAAGATGTTTTCCAATTACCAAAAGAACAGTTGGCTCTATTTATAAACCGCCTATTCTCAGCAAATAATTGGACTGGATCGTTAAACATAAATCAAACTCAAATTTCTCTTATCTCTCAATCACAAACAGTAGTTAAACAAATTCAACATTTACTATTACGCTTTGGGATCATCTCCTCAATCCATCAAGCAACAACCTGGCAACTTGATATTACAGAACATAGCTCTATTAAGACATTCATAGAAGAAATTGGGATCTTCACTCAAGAAGAAGCACTCAACACTATCAACCAACAACTCAAGCTAAATGAACCGAACAAAAATACTCAAGGTGACATTTACTGGGACCAGATTGTATCAATCGAGCACCATGGCTCAGAACAAGTCTATGACTTGACCATAGCGGAGACTCACAATTTTGTAGCAAATGATATTTGTGTGCATAATACCTCACTTGCTTTGAACATCGCAGAAAACGTAGCCATCAACACCAAAAAACCAGTTGCACTATTTAGTTTAGAGATGTCGAAAGAACAACTAGTTCAAAGACTTCTCTGTTCAAGAGCAGAAGTAGATAGTTCAAGAGTAAGATCTGGACAACTTCATGCTGATGACTGGGCGAGATTAGGAACGGCAATGAGTGAGCTTGGTGAAGCTCCTCTCTACCTTGATGATTCAGGTGGAGTATCAGTCATGGAACTTCGCGGCAAATGTCGAAGATTGCAAGCAATGACCAATGGTGAACTTGGCTTAGTTGTAATCGATTATTTGCAGCTCCTTGAAGGAAGATCAAACGACACGCGTATTAATCAAATCTCTGAAATTTCTAGGGGTTTAAAAATGATGGCACGTGAACTCAATGTACCAGTAATGGCTCTATCGCAGTTGTCAAGGGCGGTTGAATCAAGGCAAGACAAGCGACCGATGCTTTCTGATTTACGTGACAGCGGATCTATCGAACAAGACGCGGATATCGTGGTCTTCATTTACAGAGATGATTACTATAATCCTGAATCAGAGAAAGCAGGAATTGCTGATGTAATAATCGCAAAACATAGATCAGGACCAGTGGGCGTGGTTGAATTGTTATTCCAAAGTAATATAACCAAATTCAAAAACCCAGCACCAGGATATTAA